In Lentibacillus amyloliquefaciens, one DNA window encodes the following:
- a CDS encoding restriction endonuclease subunit S produces the protein MSKKQNKTVEELLDEALVSEEEQPYEVPENWIWVSVGTLNNIVTGSTPSKKKKEYYGGNFPFIKPTELDDEKNAKGASEYLTNEGKEASKVIPSESTLICCIGSIGKAAFNNFECSTNQQINSLVPRKKIINPLFNYYQAITPYFQSELNNRSYATTVSIINKSKMSLVPIPLPPLSEQKRIANKVERLLDNVDKAKQLIEEAKGTFELRRAAIIKKGFKGELTAQNQNNNYVNQSIISQPFVGNTLPPGWTWKPLSDLVDEVKEKYDPQANDIKPYIGLEHLSKGGGIITTSNSEGIKSAKKAFKDGDLLYGRLRPYLNKHAIVSFDGICSTDILVLRPNGEMENELLNYYIGLPEVVKYSSENSSGVNLPRVSSKELLKLIVPVPPKEEQLILKKILERMLNNLTVAEKTTNIIEKIDKIKHSILSKAFRGELGTHDPTEENAMDLLKEVLTEDQPNK, from the coding sequence ATGAGTAAGAAGCAAAATAAGACAGTTGAGGAGTTACTGGATGAGGCGCTGGTGTCGGAAGAGGAGCAGCCTTATGAAGTGCCGGAGAATTGGATTTGGGTGAGTGTTGGCACACTTAACAATATAGTGACTGGTTCGACTCCCTCTAAAAAGAAGAAGGAATACTATGGTGGAAATTTTCCTTTTATAAAACCGACAGAACTTGACGATGAAAAAAATGCAAAGGGGGCATCTGAGTATCTAACTAATGAGGGTAAAGAAGCTTCTAAAGTAATTCCCTCTGAGTCTACTTTGATTTGTTGCATTGGATCTATTGGTAAGGCTGCCTTTAATAATTTTGAATGTAGTACCAACCAACAAATTAATTCTCTTGTACCGAGAAAAAAAATAATCAATCCGCTTTTTAATTATTATCAAGCGATAACACCTTATTTTCAAAGTGAACTAAACAATCGGTCCTATGCCACTACTGTTTCTATTATTAATAAATCAAAGATGTCTTTGGTACCTATTCCTTTACCACCATTAAGTGAACAAAAACGTATTGCTAACAAAGTTGAAAGATTGTTAGATAATGTTGATAAAGCAAAACAATTAATTGAAGAAGCAAAGGGAACATTTGAACTGCGACGTGCTGCGATTATAAAAAAGGGATTTAAAGGAGAATTGACTGCTCAAAATCAAAATAATAATTATGTTAATCAATCGATTATTTCACAACCCTTTGTTGGAAATACTCTTCCTCCGGGTTGGACTTGGAAACCTCTATCCGATTTGGTAGATGAAGTAAAAGAAAAATATGATCCTCAAGCAAATGATATTAAGCCATATATTGGATTAGAACATTTATCAAAAGGTGGGGGTATAATTACTACTTCAAATTCGGAAGGTATTAAAAGTGCGAAAAAAGCATTTAAAGACGGCGATTTATTATATGGCCGATTACGCCCTTATTTAAATAAACACGCCATTGTATCTTTTGATGGAATTTGTTCCACTGATATTTTGGTGTTAAGACCTAATGGAGAAATGGAGAATGAACTACTTAATTATTATATTGGGTTACCAGAGGTAGTAAAGTATTCAAGTGAGAATTCTAGTGGAGTAAATCTCCCGAGAGTATCGTCAAAAGAGCTTCTTAAGTTAATTGTTCCAGTTCCGCCAAAAGAAGAACAGTTAATTCTAAAAAAAATTTTAGAAAGGATGCTTAATAATTTAACAGTTGCAGAAAAAACAACAAATATCATTGAAAAAATAGATAAAATAAAACATTCTATTCTCTCCAAAGCCTTTCGTGGTGAACTCGGGACGCATGACCCGACAGAGGAAAATGCTATGGATTTATTAAAAGAAGTTCTTACAGAAGACCAACCAAATAAATAA
- a CDS encoding N-6 DNA methylase: MGNQEIVQKLWNLCNVLRDDGITYHQYVTELTYILFLKMMKEKDNEADIPEQYRWDSLTNKHGVELHKHYRQLLLDLGEVDSEIVKQIYTNATTNIDEPKNLEKIIRSIDDLDWYSAREEGLGDLYEGLLEKNASETKSGAGQYFTPRPLIDVIVRLIDPQPGERLNDPAAGTFGFMIAGDTHIKSKTDDHFDLSQKEAEFQRYEAFTGAELVKDTHRLALMNALLHNMRGEIKLGDTLSEMGSTMKNFDVVMTNPPFGTKKGGERPTRDDLTFETTNKQLNFLQHIYRSLKANGEARAAVVLPDNVLFESGTGAQIRADLMDKCNLHTILRLPTGIFYAQGVKTNVLFFNRGKKDKDNTNDVWVYDMRTNMPSFGKRTPLTEKHFDDFVKAYQAEDRSKVDDERWNHFTRDDIRKKDDSLDIGLIADESLTMYENLPDPIESAEDAVEKLQKATSLLNDVIDELKAVEAGKDE, encoded by the coding sequence GTGGGAAATCAGGAAATCGTACAAAAACTATGGAATCTATGTAATGTGCTGCGTGACGATGGGATCACCTATCATCAGTACGTTACTGAATTAACTTATATACTGTTCTTAAAAATGATGAAAGAGAAAGACAATGAAGCAGACATACCGGAACAGTACCGCTGGGATTCATTGACGAACAAGCATGGCGTGGAATTGCACAAACACTACCGGCAGCTCTTGTTGGACTTGGGTGAAGTCGACAGTGAGATTGTAAAACAGATTTATACCAATGCCACAACGAATATTGATGAGCCAAAGAATCTTGAAAAAATCATCCGATCCATTGATGACCTTGACTGGTACAGCGCCAGAGAAGAAGGGCTTGGTGATTTGTATGAAGGGCTGCTGGAGAAAAACGCCAGTGAAACCAAATCAGGTGCCGGACAGTACTTCACACCACGTCCGCTGATCGATGTCATCGTTAGACTAATCGATCCACAACCGGGTGAGCGGTTGAATGACCCTGCCGCCGGTACGTTCGGGTTCATGATTGCCGGCGATACACATATCAAATCAAAAACTGACGATCATTTTGATTTGAGCCAGAAAGAAGCGGAGTTTCAACGTTATGAAGCCTTTACCGGTGCCGAACTTGTTAAAGATACCCATCGTCTGGCATTAATGAATGCCCTGCTGCATAATATGCGCGGCGAAATTAAACTTGGCGATACGCTATCTGAAATGGGTTCAACTATGAAAAACTTTGATGTTGTCATGACGAATCCGCCCTTTGGCACGAAAAAAGGCGGTGAGCGCCCGACACGTGATGACCTGACATTTGAAACCACAAACAAACAATTGAACTTCCTGCAGCATATTTATCGTTCATTGAAAGCAAATGGTGAAGCACGAGCAGCAGTTGTGTTACCGGATAACGTTCTGTTTGAAAGCGGGACGGGTGCGCAAATCCGTGCTGATTTAATGGATAAATGCAACCTGCACACAATCCTGCGCCTGCCAACAGGAATTTTCTATGCGCAAGGTGTCAAGACCAATGTGCTGTTCTTTAACCGCGGGAAAAAGGACAAAGACAATACAAACGATGTCTGGGTTTATGACATGCGCACCAATATGCCAAGCTTCGGGAAACGCACACCATTAACGGAAAAACACTTTGATGATTTTGTAAAAGCATATCAAGCCGAAGACCGGTCTAAAGTTGACGATGAACGCTGGAATCATTTTACTCGTGATGATATCCGGAAGAAAGATGACAGCCTTGATATCGGTTTGATCGCCGATGAATCTTTGACCATGTATGAAAATCTCCCAGACCCGATCGAATCAGCAGAAGATGCTGTGGAAAAACTGCAAAAAGCTACCAGCCTGTTGAATGATGTCATCGATGAACTGAAAGCAGTGGAGGCAGGTAAAGATGAGTAA